A region from the Benincasa hispida cultivar B227 chromosome 12, ASM972705v1, whole genome shotgun sequence genome encodes:
- the LOC120067912 gene encoding non-specific phospholipase C3-like, which produces MSPEITPTGGGDDGEASANPIKTIVILVQENRSFDHMLGWMKTLNPQIDGVTNQSQFSNPISTSDPNSPSLPFGNASAFVDPDPGHSIQDIYEQIFAQPWSDDLHPLPPPTMQGFAQNAERIQKGMSATVMNGFKPEAVPVFKELVAEFGVCDRWFASVPASTQPNRLFVHSATSFGLTSNDTKQLIEGLPQKTIFESLEEEGFSFGIYYQYLPATLFYRNLRKLKYIKNFHVFDIDFKRDCQEGKLPNYVVIEQRYFDLASLPGNDDHPSHDVSEGQKFIKQVYEALRSSPQWNEILFVITYDEHGGFFDHVPPPSTGVPNPDGRLGPPPFNFKFDRLGVRVPTVFVSPWIEPGTVVHRPSGPDPTSEFEHSSIAATVKKIFSLKQFLTKRDQWAGTFDIVLNRHTARTDCPVTLNDPVKLRDVEANETKQISEFQEELVQLAAVLKGDEKKEIYPQKPVEKMSVVEAASYCENALKSFFHECEKAKQNGADESQIIVCGKNNQIQPSNSKPKSFARKFFACLACHG; this is translated from the exons ATGTCCCCGGAAATCACCCCCACTGGCGGCGGCGACGACGGTGAAGCCTCTGCAAATCCGATCAAGACGATCGTCATTCTAGTCCAGGAGAATCGATCCTTCGACCACATGCTCGGCTGGATGAAAACTCTAAATCCACAAATCGATGGCGTTACTAACCAATCTCAATTCTCCAACCCTATATCCACCTCCGATCCAAATTCACCTTCTCTTCCTTTCGGAAACGCTTCCGCCTTCGTCGATCCCGATCCCGGCCACTCAATCCAAGACATCTACGAGCAGATTTTCGCACAGCCGTGGTCCGACGATCTCCATCCCCTGCCTCCGCCGACTATGCAAGGCTTCGCACAGAACGCCGAGCGGATCCAAAAAGGAATGTCCGCCACGGTGATGAACGGATTCAAGCCGGAGGCGGTGCCGGTGTTCAAAGAGTTGGTGGCTGAGTTCGGAGTTTGTGACCGGTGGTTCGCGTCGGTGCCGGCGTCGACGCAGCCGAATCGCCTTTTTGTGCATTCGGCGACGTCGTTTGGACTGACTAGTAACGATACGAAGCAGTTGATTGAAGGACTTCCGCAGAAAACGATCTTCGAATCGTTGGAGGAAGAAGGCTTCAGTTTCGGGATTTATTATCAGTATCTTCCGGCTACTCTGTTTTACCG GAATTTAAGGAAACTGAAATACATAAAGAACTTCCATGTTTTCGACATCGATTTCAAGAGAGATTGCCAAGAAGGAAAGTTACCAAACTACGTAGTGATAGAACAGAGATACTTCGATTTAGCATCACTACCTGGAAATGATGATCATCCTTCCCACGACGTTTCAGAAGGCCAAAAATTCATCAAACAGGTCTATGAAGCTCTGCGATCCAGTCCACAGTGGAACGAAATCCTGTTCGTGATCACCTACGACGAGCACGGCGGTTTCTTTGACCACGTCCCTCCGCCTTCCACCGGAGTTCCCAATCCCGACGGCCGACTCGGCCCTCCgcccttcaatttcaaattcgaTCGCCTCGGAGTTCGGGTTCCGACAGTCTTCGTCTCTCCTTGGATTGAACCCGGAACAG TGGTACACAGGCCGTCAGGGCCGGATCCGACGTCGGAGTTCGAGCATTCGTCAATTGCTGCGACGGTGAAGAAGATTTTTAGTCTAAAACAGTTCTTGACGAAGCGTGACCAGTGGGCCGGCACCTTTGACATTGTTCTCAACCGCCACACCGCTAGAACAGATTGTCCag TCACATTAAATGATCCGGTGAAATTACGTGACGTCGAGGCGAACGAGACGAAGCAGATCAGCGAGTTCCAAGAAGAGTTGGTACAGTTAGCAGCAGTACTAAAAGGAGATGAAAAGAAGGAAATATATCCCCAAAAGCCAGTAGAGAAAATGTCTGTTGTGGAGGCAGCTTCTTACTGTGAAAATGCACTGAAAAGCTTCTTCCATGAGTGTGAGAAAGCCAAGCAAAATGGAGCTGATGAATCTCAAATCATTGTTTGTGGGAAAAACAACCAAATTCAGCCTTCTAATTCCAAGCCCAAATCCTTTGCTCGTAAGTTCTTTGCTTGTTTGGCTTGTCATGGTTGA